CGGCGTGGTGATGGTCTTCTCGGTGGCGGCCGGCATCCCGGTCCGGGAGAGCAGGGCGCGCACCTCGTCGTCCGGGGTGTGCGCCAGCAGCGCCTTGCCGACGCCGGTGGAGTGCGGCAGCACCCGGCGGCCGACCTCGGTGAACATGCGCATGGAGTGCTTGGACGGCACCTGGGCGACGTACACGATCTCGTCGCCGTCGAGCAGCGCCATGTTCGCCGTCTCGCCGGTCTCCTCGACGAGCCGCGCCAGATAGGGGCGGGCCCAGGTGCCGAGCAGCCGGGAGGCGGACTCGCCGAGGCGGATGAGGCGGGGGCCGAGCGCGTACCGACGGTTGGGCTGCTGGCGGACGTAACCGCAGGCGACCAGGGTGCGCATGAGACGGTGGATGGTGGGCAGCGGAAGTCCGCTGCTGGCGGAGAGCTCGCTCAGCCCGACCTCGCCCCCGGCGTCGGCCATCCGTTCCAGGAGATCGAAGGCGCGCTCGAGGGACTGGACGCCGCCGCTCGCGGCGGGCTTGGCGGCGTCGGTGGTGCTGGCGCTGGACGTCGGCACGTCAACGGTCCTTTCGGGGCAGGCGGGCAAGGCAGCAGCCTACCGGTCCGCCGCGCCGGGCACCGTGTGCGGGGCCTGGCGTCCGGGCCGGTCAGCGGGGTGTTTGTCCGTTGTCGGCGGCTGCTCCGCAGGATCTGGACGACCCCGCCTGTGCGGAGATACCTTCTACTCTACGAAATTCGCATTCCACTTTGTGGAAACGTCTAAGGCGGTTCCGCGGAGGGACGGCCGACCGGGTGGGCCCTTGACGGGCATCTCGTCCCGGCCGCAGACTCCTTCAACAGTTCGTTGAAATTCTGCTTCGTGGAAGCGGAACGGGAAAGGGGCATGGTGGACGTCAACCTGGTACTGCGCTCGACACGGGTCATCACCCCGGAGGGCACGCGGCCGGCGGCCATCGCCGTCTCGGGCGGGACGATCGCGGCGGTGCTGCCGTACGAGGCCGAGGTTCCCGCCGGTGCCCGACTGGAGGACGTCGGCGACGACGTCGTCCTGCCGGGCCTCGTCGACTCGCACGTCCATGTGAACGACCCGGGCCGCACCGAGTGGGAGGGCTTCTGGACCGCCACCCGCGCGGCCGCCGCCGGCGGCATCACCACCATCGTGGACATGCCGCTCAACTCGCTGCCGCCCACGACGACGGTGGAGAACCTGCGGGTCAAGCAGGACGTCGCCCGGACGAAGGCCCACGTCGACGTCGGCTTCTGGGGCGGCGCCCTGCCGGACAACGTCAAGGACCTGCGCCCGCTGCACGACGCCGGCGTCTACGGCTTCAAGTGCTTCCTCTCGCCGTCGGGCGTGGAGGAGTTCCCCGAGCTGGACCAGGAGCAGCTGGCGCGGTCGCTCGCGGAGATCGCCGGCTTCGACGGACTGATGATCGTGCACGCCGAGGACCCGCACCACCTCGCGGCGGCGCCGCAGAAGTCCTCGGAGCAGTACGCCGACTTCCTGGCCTCCCGGCCGCGTGACGCCGAGAACACGGCCATCGCCAACCTGATCGACCAGGCCCGGCGGCTGAGCGCCCGCGTCCACGTCCTGCACCTGTCCTCCTCGGACGCGCTGCCGCTGATCGCCGCCGCCAAGGCCGACGGCCTCAAGGTGACCGTGGAGTCCTGTCCGCACTTCCTCACCCTCACCGCCGAGGAGATCCCGGACGGGGCGACCGAGTTCAAGTGCTGCCCGCCGATCCGCGAGGCCGCCAACCAGGACGCCCTCTGGCAGGGCCTGGCCGACGGCGTGATCGACTGCATCGTGTCGGACCACTCGCCGTCGACGGCCGACCTGAAGACGCCCGACTTCTCCTCCGCCTGGGGCGGGATCTCCTCGCTGCAGCTCGGACTCCCCGCCATCTGGACCGAGGCCCGCCGCCGCGGCCACTCGCTGGAGGACGTCGTCCGCTGGATGTCCGCCGGCCCCGCCCGCCTCGCCGGCCTCGACCGCAAGGGCGCCATCGAGGCCGGACGCGACGCCGACTTCGCCGTCGTCGACCCCGACGCCACCTTCACCGTCGACCCCGTCGAGCTCCAGCACCGCAACCGCATCACCGCCTACGCGGGCAGGACCCTCCACGGCGTGGTCACCTCCACCTGGCTGCGCGGCGAGAAGATCAACGACCGCGGCACCCTGGCCGAGCCCTCCGGCCGTCTCCTCGAAAGGAACAACTGACCCGTGAGCACCGGCATACCCTCCTTCACCGGCGACGCCAGCCCGTACGGCGGCGGCGACCCGTACGCCGACTACCGCACGGCCGAGTTCCCCTTCACCCAGTACGCGGACCTCGCCGACCGCCGCCTCGGCGCCGGCGTCATCGCCGCCAACGACGAGTTCTTCGCCGAGCGCGAGAACCTGCTGAAGCCCGAGCCCGCCGAGTTCGACCCCGAGCACTTCGGCCACAAGGGCAAGATCATGGACGGCTGGGAGACCCGCCGCCGGCGCGGCGTCTCCGCCGCCGAGCCGCACCCCACCGCCGAGGACCACGACTGGGCGCTCGTCCGGCTCGGCGCGCCCGGCGTGATCCGCGGCATCGTCGTCGACACCGCCCACTTCCGCGGCAACTACCCGCAGGCCGTCTCCGTCGAGGCCACCTCCGTACCCGGCTCGCCCTCGCCCGAGGACCTGCTCGCCGACGACGTGAAGTGGACGACCCTCGTCCCGCGCACCGCCATCGGCGGCCACGCGGCGAACGGCTTCGCCGTCGACGTCGAGCAGCGCTTCACCCACCTCCGCGTCAACCAGCACCCGGACGGCGGCATCGCCCGCCTCCGCGTGTACGGCGAGGTCGCCCCCGACCCGGCGTGGCTGGCCGTCCTCGGCACCTTCGACCTCGCCGCCCTGGAGAACGGCGGCCAGGTCGAGGACGCCTCCGACCGCTTCTACTCGCCGGCCACCAACACCATCCAGCCCGGCCGCTCCCGCAAGATGGACGACGGCTGGGAGACCCGCCGCCGCCGCGACAAGGGCAACGACTGGATCCGCTACGCGCTCGCCGCCGAGTCCGAGATCCGCGCCGTCGAGATCGACACCGCCTACCTCAAGGGCAACAGCGCCGGCTGGGCCGCGCTCTCCGTCGCCGCCGAGGGCTCCGACGACTGGACCGAGATCCTGCCCCGGACCCGGCTCCAGCCCGACACCAACCACCGCTTCGTGCTCGACACGCCCGCGGTCGGCTCCCGGGTGCG
The Streptomyces roseofulvus genome window above contains:
- the alc gene encoding allantoicase; the protein is MSTGIPSFTGDASPYGGGDPYADYRTAEFPFTQYADLADRRLGAGVIAANDEFFAERENLLKPEPAEFDPEHFGHKGKIMDGWETRRRRGVSAAEPHPTAEDHDWALVRLGAPGVIRGIVVDTAHFRGNYPQAVSVEATSVPGSPSPEDLLADDVKWTTLVPRTAIGGHAANGFAVDVEQRFTHLRVNQHPDGGIARLRVYGEVAPDPAWLAVLGTFDLAALENGGQVEDASDRFYSPATNTIQPGRSRKMDDGWETRRRRDKGNDWIRYALAAESEIRAVEIDTAYLKGNSAGWAALSVAAEGSDDWTEILPRTRLQPDTNHRFVLDTPAVGSRVRIDIYPDGGISRLRLFGSLTETGAARLTARHQELGG
- the allB gene encoding allantoinase AllB, whose amino-acid sequence is MVDVNLVLRSTRVITPEGTRPAAIAVSGGTIAAVLPYEAEVPAGARLEDVGDDVVLPGLVDSHVHVNDPGRTEWEGFWTATRAAAAGGITTIVDMPLNSLPPTTTVENLRVKQDVARTKAHVDVGFWGGALPDNVKDLRPLHDAGVYGFKCFLSPSGVEEFPELDQEQLARSLAEIAGFDGLMIVHAEDPHHLAAAPQKSSEQYADFLASRPRDAENTAIANLIDQARRLSARVHVLHLSSSDALPLIAAAKADGLKVTVESCPHFLTLTAEEIPDGATEFKCCPPIREAANQDALWQGLADGVIDCIVSDHSPSTADLKTPDFSSAWGGISSLQLGLPAIWTEARRRGHSLEDVVRWMSAGPARLAGLDRKGAIEAGRDADFAVVDPDATFTVDPVELQHRNRITAYAGRTLHGVVTSTWLRGEKINDRGTLAEPSGRLLERNN
- a CDS encoding IclR family transcriptional regulator, translating into MPTSSASTTDAAKPAASGGVQSLERAFDLLERMADAGGEVGLSELSASSGLPLPTIHRLMRTLVACGYVRQQPNRRYALGPRLIRLGESASRLLGTWARPYLARLVEETGETANMALLDGDEIVYVAQVPSKHSMRMFTEVGRRVLPHSTGVGKALLAHTPDDEVRALLSRTGMPAATEKTITTPDGFLAALAAVRETGYAVDDNEQEIGVRCLAVSVPDSPTAAAISISGPAGRVTEAATEKIVPILQQVARELSTALTNTTANGQA